The Gopherus evgoodei ecotype Sinaloan lineage chromosome 8, rGopEvg1_v1.p, whole genome shotgun sequence genome includes a region encoding these proteins:
- the BARHL2 gene encoding barH-like 2 homeobox protein, which produces MATMEGSSGSSFGIDTILSNNGSGSPSMMNGDFRQLNSDARTADFRNQATPSPCSEIDTVGTAPSSPISVTMEHPEQHLVQEHHHLHHSQQQQQQQSLQQSPQQQQQLGSGNSAPRTSTSSFLIKDILGDSKPLAACAPYSTSVSSPHHTPKQEGNAANESFRPKLEQEDSKTKLDKRDDTQNDLKCHGTKEEGDREITSSRDSPPVRAKKPRKARTAFSDHQLNQLERSFERQKYLSVQDRMDLAAALNLTDTQVKTWYQNRRTKWKRQTAVGLELLAEAGNYSALQRMFPSPYFYHPSLLGSMDSTTAAAAAAAMYSSMYRTPPAPHPQLQRPLVPRVLIHGLGPGGQPALNPLANPIPGTPHPR; this is translated from the exons ATGGCCACAATGGAAGGATCTAGCGGGTCGAGCTTTGGAATAGACACGATTTTGTCTAATAACGGTTCAGGCAGCCCCAGCATGATGAACGGAGACTTTCGCCAGCTAAACAGCGATGCCAGGACAGCGGATTTTAGAAACCAGGCCACTCCGTCCCCTTGTTCGGAGATAGACACAGTAGGGACGGCTCCTTCATCCCCCATCTCAGTCACCATGGAGCACCCCGAGCAGCATCTAGTGCAAGAGCATCATCATCTCCatcacagccagcagcagcagcaacaacaaagttTGCAGCAATCCCCCCAACAGCAACAACAGTTGGGCTCGGGCAACTCTGCCCCCAGGACTTCCAcctcttcttttttaattaaagacaTTTTGGGCGACAGCAAACCGCTGGCGGCTTGTGCACCTTACAGCACCAgtgtctcctctccccaccacaccccaaaaCAAGAGGGCAACGCAGCCAACGAGAGCTTCAGGCCAAAACTAGAGCAGGAGGACAGCAAAACCAAACTAGACAAACGCGACGATACGCAGAATGATCTCAAATGCCACG GGACGAAAGAAGAAGGCGACCGGGAGATTACAAGTAGCCGGGATAGCCCCCCAGTGCGAGCGAAGAAGCCGCGGAAGGCGAGGACGGCCTTTTCGGACCATCAGCTCAATCAGCTGGAGAGGAGCTTCGAGCGGCAGAAGTACCTGAGCGTACAAGACCGCATGGACCTGGCTGCGGCTCTCAACCTGACCGACACGCAGGTCAAAACCTGGTACCAGAACCGGAG GACGAAGTGGAAGCGGCAGACGGCGGTGGGACTGGAGCTGCTGGCCGAAGCTGGGAATTATTCTGCTCTCCAGAGGATGTTCCCCTCTCCCTATTTCTACCACCCGAGCTTGCTGGGCAGCATGGACAGCACGACAGCGGCTGCAGCAGCGGCGGCCATGTACAGCAGCATGTACCGGACTCCCCCAGCTCCGCACCCTCAGCTCCAGCGGCCCCTGGTGCCCCGAGTGCTCATCCACGGCCTGGGGCCCGGGGGTCAGCCCGCGCTCAACCCCTTGGCCAACCCTATCCCGGGTACCCCGCACCCCCGGTGA